The following DNA comes from Numida meleagris isolate 19003 breed g44 Domestic line chromosome 16, NumMel1.0, whole genome shotgun sequence.
TGCTCGCTCTGCTGCTGGAACTCCAGGCGGGTCTGGCGGTTCGACTCCAGCAGTTCCTTCAGGCAGGCATGGAGATGATCGTTCTTCTCCTCCAGGTGATCCAAGCAGGAGCTGATCTGGTCCAGCATGGAGTTTATTGCTGCATATTctaaaagcaagagaaataaGAGGTCGTTCAATGTAAGTACATTGTCACTGCAGTCAGTGAAGGCAGTGGATGCTCTTGCAAAACATGCCTGCAGCATTCTGGCTGTCTCTTACCTGCCGCTGGGTGGGTACAGTGCAATGGATTGCTGCACGTATTGAATTCACTCGTCAAATGAGACCAATGGGAAGCTGGAGAACTGGTAACAAGATCTCAGCCAAGCTACCTGTGGGCAGTGCAGACTCATATGGGGCAGTCTGACAGCCTTTGATCTCGTGCCTAAAGAGCTGACTACAGGCTGATTACCAGTATGTAGTGATTCATGCTGCAacaggaccaaatcccaaggaCAAGTTAGCAGTTAGAGCTGCCTTAGGCATCAACTTTCCTGATG
Coding sequences within:
- the C16H9orf16 gene encoding UPF0184 protein C9orf16 homolog, with protein sequence MSGPNGEPHVTLGPAGRDGGDEDGDSFGEEEYAAINSMLDQISSCLDHLEEKNDHLHACLKELLESNRQTRLEFQQQSEQHGMGADVQGPQPPV